From a single Maylandia zebra isolate NMK-2024a linkage group LG3, Mzebra_GT3a, whole genome shotgun sequence genomic region:
- the LOC112432937 gene encoding tripartite motif-containing protein 16-like, whose protein sequence is MAQKGVQLDRETFSCSICLDLLKDPVTTTCGHSYCRNCIKGFWDEEDRKGIHSCPQCRKTFIPRPVLEKNTMLAALVEQLKKTGLQAAPADHCYAGPEDVACDVCTERKLKAIKSCLVCLISYCEKHLQPHYDSPSFKKHKLVAPSKKLQENICSRHDEVMKIFCRTDQQSICYLCLMDEHKGHETVPAAAERTEKQKELEVRRLNIQQRIQEREKDVKLLQQEVEAINGSADKAVEDSEKMFTELIRLLQKRSSDVKQQVRSQQETEVSRVKELQEKLEQEIAELKRKDGELEQLSHTEDHNQFLHNYPSLSALSESTHSSSINIRPLSYFEDVTAAVSETRDKLQDILREEWTNISLTATEEDVLLSPAEPKTRAGFLKYSREITLDPNTANRRLLLSERNRKVTFMNQQQSYSDHPDRFTDYSQVLSRESLTGRCYWEVEWREVYVAVAYKNISRAGGGDECLFGYNDKSWALDCYTDSYKFLHNKVHTVLSGPRSSRVGVYLDDRAGILSFYSVSETMTLLHRVQTTFTQPLYAGLWLYGVEATAELIKVKQRRQVHVDP, encoded by the coding sequence ATGGCGCAGAAAGGAGTTCAGCTGGACCGAGAAACCTTCTCTTGTTCCATCTGTTTGGATCTACTGAAGGATCCGGTGACTACAAcctgtggacacagctactgcaGGAACTGTATTAAAGGTTTCTGGGATGAAGAGGACAGGAAGggaatccacagctgccctcagtgcagGAAGACTTTCATACCGAGGCCTGtcctggagaaaaacaccatgttagcagctttagtggagcagctgaagaagactggactccaagctgctccagctgatcactgctatgctggacctgaagatgtggcctgtgatgtctgcactgAGAGGAAGCTGAAAGCCATCAAGTCCTGTTTAGTCTGTCTGATCTCCTACTGTGAGAAACACCTCCAACCTCACTATGATTCaccttcatttaaaaaacacaagctggtggccccctccaagaagctccaggagaacatctgctctcgtcatgatgaggtgatgaagattttctgtcgtactgatcagcagagtatctgttatctctgcttgatggatgaacataaaggccaTGAAACAGtcccagctgcagcagaaaggactgAGAAGCAGAAGGAGCTCGAGGTGAGACGActaaacatccagcagagaatccaggagcgagagaaagatgtgaagctgcttcaacaggaggtggaggccatcaatGGCTCTGCTGATAAAGCAGTGGAGGACAGTGAGAAGATGTTCACTGAGCTGATCCGTCTCCtccagaaaagaagctctgatgtgaagcagcaggtcagatcccagcaggaaactgaagtgagtcgagtcaaagagcttcaggagaagctggagcaggagatcgctgagctgaagaggaaagacggcgagctggagcagctctcacacacagaggatcacaaccagtttctacacaactacccctcactgtcagcactcagtgagtctacacactcatccagcatcaatattcgtcctctgagctactttgaggatgtgacagcagctgtgtcagagaccagagataaactacaggacattctgagagaggaatggacaaacatctcactgacaGCCACTGAAGAGGATGTTTTACTGTCACCAGCAGAGCCAAAGACCAGAGctggattcttaaaatattcacgtgaaatcacactggatccaaacacagcaaacagacGTCTGTTATTATCTGAGAGGAACAGAAAAGTAACATTTATGAATCAACAACAGTCTtattctgatcatccagacagattcactGATTATTCTCAGGTCCTGAGTAGAGAGAGTCTGACTGGacgttgttactgggaggtggagtggagagAAGTTTATGTAGCAGTCGCATACAAGAATATCAGCAGAGCAGGGGGGGGCGATGAATGTTTATTTGGATACAATGACAAATCTTGGGCATTAGATTGTTACACAGACAGTTATAAATTTCTGCACAACAAAGTCCACACTGTCCTCTCAGGTCCTCGGTCCTCCAGAGTAGGAGTGTACCTGGATGACAGAGCAGGTATTCTGTCTTTCTACAgcgtctctgaaaccatgactctcctccacagagtccagaccacattcactcagccgctctaTGCTGGACTTTGGCTTTATGGAGTTGAAGCCACTGCAGAGTTGATTAAAGTCAAACAGAGAAGACAGGTTCATGTTGATCCCTGA